AAATCTTCAATTCGAGGATAAGGACAAGAAGCCTTATGTAATGGAGTATTCCCATCTTTATCTTTGGTGTTTACATCAATTCCATTTTCAATCAAATACTTCATTATATCTAAATAATTAGTATTAATTAGAACGTGTAAAAGAGTATTACCGCCATTATCCTCTATACGAATATTAGCCCCTTTCTTTAGAAGATATTTGAAAACATTAAAACGACCAAAGCCGCAGGCTGAATAAAGCGGAGTCCTACCTTTTTCATCTACTGCATTTACATTAGCCCCTTCATCTATCAAATACTTTATGATTGGTAAGTAAGATGCACAGTGTAAAGGAGTCAGGCTATTCTTATTCTTGGCGTTTACATCGGCTCCTTCTCCAATTAAATACATCACACTATTTAAGTCGCTTCCTGATACTTTTTCAAATAACCGAGCATTAACATCTCTATTTGTTCCCATTCGTAATAGCTCCTTTTATCTTTTTACTGAAAAACAAATATTTTTTTTCACTATTCCATGCCACAGACGAGAACTTTACAAAACTATTTTCAAATATACTATACTTCATTTGCCATTACCCTCTCATCTAATCAATAAACTTATCAATCAATGGAAATACAGCTTTTGTTAATTTATAAAATTCATTCTTACTTTTATTGTGTAAATCTAAAGAATTTTCTTTTTTCTGCAAATCGAAAGTAGTAATAAATGGGCTATCGGATAGAGTTGGTGTTTTTTCCGGTTCATCAAAGTTTGGGTATCCACCTTTATTTTTATTATTCGGAAATAGGTAATCTAATAAAGCATCTAGTTGAGAATCTTTAATGTCTTTTACTAATTTTAAATCACCTTTGATAAAATTATATATTTCGTCTATCGTTGCAGAGTGTGAATGTTTAGCTGAATTTTCTTCCAATAGATTCACAATAAATGGACCTGGCATTATTCTTCCGCATGGTTGCATTTCAAACTCTTCTAATAGGTTTGGTAAATAATAGGAAAGGAAGCGCGAAGCATTCTTCCATGAAGATTTACTTTTTGCAGATACAGGAATTAAAATGATGTCAGAAACAAGAACGGCTAATATCGAATAGAACCACCAACCGGCAGGAGCATCTAAAATTGTAATGTCATATCCTTCTACCGGAATTCCTGTTTTTAGAAATGGACGAAGCTTTCCGACAATCTCTTTTAATTTTGTTTTTCCTGCCCAGGTAATTTCTTTATGTGCATCGTAAAAAGATTTTTCTTTATTTTCTTTTTCCTCTGGATTTGATAGGGCTACATGTATATTGTTATTCGCATGTAGTAGAAATTTTTTATCTTTTCTGATCTCTTCCAATTTTTGCGTAATGTTTGATTTTTTAAAATCCAATAGTTTTAAAACATCTACAATTTTTTCTTTGTTATTAATTTTGAAAAGTCTTGAAAGGTCTGCTTGTAATGGATCTAAGTCTACAGCAAATACACGCTTAGAAAACATTTCTGCTATTGATTTTGACAAGCCATAAGAGATTGTGCTTTTTCCTACTCCACCTTTATTATTAAATACAGTTACAATTAGAGAATCTCGTTTATCTTCATTGCGCGTAACAATTTTTTTGATTGTTTGCAGTTTTTTATCAGTGTCTATGAGAATACTCTTATTGTTCTTTTCAGTATAATCCAAAAGCTTTATTAACTTACCAAATCTATTTTCATAGAATATTAGATTCCTTTTATTTATCAACATTCCATATTTAGGATAATAAGAATTACCCGCACCATCTTTGAATTCCTGCAACATATATTCACTCAATTGAAGATTTGGAATTTCGTAGAGAGAATCTTGGATAACAGGCCAAGCATTTGCTTTCGGTCCCTTTGCTTCTATTACTAGACCATGAAGCTTTGTATTTCGTCTACAATGTATATCTGTATAGTTTTCTTCATATTTTATTTCTTGGTTCTTATATGAATAACCGAATACCAATTCCACCATTTCGGTAAGCAATTTTACAAATGTTTTTTCATTGTCAGAATCGGGAAACTCCGCAAATTTATTAGCCCAACTTTCTTTTTTCTTACTCATTAAACGCTCCGCACAAAACACAATAGAATTGCCCATTAATTATAAAGATTACAATGGTAAAACGAGAGTTTATAAAACTAGATAGAAAGAATTAGTCAATCAGATATATTTGTTTTTAAGCAAAAAATATCCAATTCCCCCCACACACAAGCCACTCCAAAAAAAAAACGTCTCATATTTACCGATAAAACAAATACATTCACAATCAAGGAATGCAACACAATTATATAACCGGCGAAACCTTAATCCTAGGATGCTTCTACTTTGTACGTACAGGACATCTAGAACTAGACACAAATCTTCTCTTTAAAACTAAGCCCGCCCCAATCGGAACGATTCACAGCTGGCAAGATGGAAAGCTACATCGTAAGACTGCCGACGGATGGAAAGAAGTTGTAAGGCAAAGAAAAAAGACACAGAGATGGAAGGAATACAAATCTAAGAGTTTATTTTCCAAATATGATTTACAGCTGATCAAAGAGCATCCTAATTTTTTTAGAAACTCAAAAGTCAAAAGATCCTTTGCAAAATTTAGAGAGCATCTAAAAACTCATCCAGAGTATAAAAAGCATCTAGGTAGGCTTTCTCTGTTAGAAGCATTTTCAATTTATCATTATTCATTAAAGTGGGGAGTCAGACCGTTAAACACGGATTTGGAAGATAATACTTTATCACTGTATACAAAAGAATATGAAGATATTCTCTCTAAGGCATTGAGCAAACTTCCAAGTTACCCCGCAAATAAAAATCCAGTATATCATGGTACGACCTTGAGAGATCGCCAAATACAAGATTTGAAAAGAAAACTTGTGAATAATGAATCATTTAAATTTGGATTCTTTACCTCTGTCGGGCTAAGGGTAGAAGATGGAGAAAAATATATGACTAAGAATAGAGGAAAAATAAAAGCCGATGAAAGACTGGTTATGTTTGTTATTGCTCATAAGACAGCAAAAAACGTAACAAATCTAAGATGGAGAACAGATACGCATGAGGCTATTATTGGACATGATATTGAATACGAAATACTTGACGTGCAATTAATGAAGGGCTATATTGAAATCCAAGTGAGGGAATTATGAATACAAGCATACCAGGCAGAAAAATCATCCCAACATCGGAAGCGGAGAAAAAGCAAATAATTGATAGAATGCATAAAGCTATGGAGGAAGACCGCATTGAATATGCAAAATGGTGGAAGACTCTCACACCACAGCAACAAAAAGAACATGATGACGATGTCTCCCGTCTTTGTGATGTAGAGATTTAATCAACAGAAGAACTTAAATCTAAGTGGTCATGCGGGTGATAAATGGATATTACCCGCGTGAACGATGTAGATGCATTCGAATTAGTATTGTTCTCCACTCTATTTTTTCGTTGATAAAATATAAAATTCAAATCGACGAAGTCTTTCGAGACAAGGATGTCGAGAAACCTACTTCAATAAAGTCCGAGCATTAGTCCCTAGAAAAACATGGTCAAGTCTAAAATGGCAACTAACGTTAAGAGTATCCGACGTGACTTTGAAACTCGAAAGTGCGGTAGCACCTTTTGAGTTTCAAAGTCATGTCTCCAAGCCGAACTATTACTAGCAAGTCCCGTGACTGAGTGTAGGGCGCAAAACTTGCATTATTCTCTTGCAAGTTTTGTGACCGGAACGAAGGCACTGGACTTGCATAAGTTCAACAAAAATACTACAAAGTGTGGCTAATACAACTATGCCGGCTTGGAGCAAGGTGACGGACAGCTTCCGATATAGTCCGTTACCGCAGTGGATACTCGCAGTTATGCGCTTTTGCCTCATGCGACTCCGATAAAATCTGACAAGAACTAAACTCGTAACTCGATAAAATCTAGCAAGTAATTTCCGTCCACGCGTTTACTATATGTTTACCTATGATAAAAAACTTCAACTAAAAAAACTTTAAGTTAATGCGATTCTTGAAAATTTCTTTCTACAAATAAATAGGAAGGCTTAGAATCAAAAAAATGTTTCATAATTCTATGCGGGCAAACTTAGAAATAGAAAGTCAATTGAAGAATTCTATTCAGTCATACTTAAACCCAAAGTGCAACTTGTTTGATTCTATTAGTAATTCTTAAAATATCAATAAAGTTTCGGATAATTCTTATTATCCAGCTTATATTTAATATTTTTATTCTTATATTTTTATTTAATTTTTAAACTTAAAGATACAAAGCAGTTCTTAAAATACCAAAAGAGTCTCGGATAATTCTTATTATCCAGCTTAAGTTTAAAAGCTATTCCTTTCCAATATTGCAAAATCTATTTCCGTCATCTTAAAAGTAATTACTACGTCTTTCAAATTTCTAATCCGTATTTTTCATAATAAAAGTCCAAAATCAGAATTCCTTTCAATTTTATTTAGAACAATCGTAAATCCCGCGTTCCACATTATTTTTCGAATCCAGCCATAAAAAACAATCTTTTTCCATTCTTTTTCAATCTGTTGGATTGAGCAAATGAAATATAGCGAGGCATTGCGCATAACGTTAAGAGTATCCGACGTTGAGAAAATGGGAAGAAAATGCCCCAAGCATTTTTCTTTCCATTTTCTCAAATGTCTCCAAGCCAACTATTACTAGCAAGTCCCGTGACTGAGTGTAGGGCGCAAAACTTGCATTATTCTCTTGCAAGTTTTGTGACCGAAGCGAAGGCACTGGACTTGCGTGAGTCTGACAAAAATACTAAAAAGTTTGACTAACACGACTGAGCCGGCTTGGAGCAAGGTGACGGACAGCTTCCGATATAGTCCGTTACCGCAGTGGATACTCGCAGTTATATGCAGTGCCACGAACGCAAATACGAAAAAGTTCCTTTTGCCTTATTCTTTTACTCTACCAAGTTTGACAATTACTAAAGTATCGACAGCAATTTCAGCAAAGTTAAACTCTTTTCAAAATTACTTTAACAAAAAAGCATAAACTTATAGCGGATATTCTTTATTAGTCTAACAAAAGATTTTTCCTTTTACAGCCTACTTCTCCCTACTACATTTGATTTTATGTTAATCTATTAAGAATACCTAAAATGTTTACTTTAATCAGTTTAATTAATACTAAATAGTTTTCTAAGAACGGATAATATTAATTTATTTCAGTTTTTTCTAGTTTTCAAATCACAGTTTACTTTCTTCTTAAAAGAAAAATAGTTCCCTAAAACATAATTTGTATAATTGAATCAGTTTATTTTATTTTATTTTATTTTATTTTATTTTATTTTATTTTATTTTATTTTTCTGAACTTAGTATTTCTAATATTTTTCTAATTCAGTATACTCCAAACTTAGAACGACTTTGCTTTTAATTACTTCTGTCAAATTTCTTTTATTTAGTAACTTTCTTTGAAATCCGCAGTCACCAAACCTTCGTACTTCATCCAAAACTTACGAACCACACCCAAAAAAATAGACAATCTCGTAAACGCTTATTAAAAAAGTTATCCTTATACGATTATGCCAGTGGCATTGCATATAACGTTAAGAGTATCCGACGTTGAGAAATTGGAAGAAAATGCCGTAGCACCTCTTTGAGTTTCAAAGTCATGTCTCAAGCCGACCAACTACTAGCAAGTCCCGTGACTGAGTGTAGGGCGCAAAACTTGCATTATTCTCTTGCAAGTTTTGTGACCGGAACGGCACTGGACTTGCGTAAGTTCAACAAAAATAATACAAAGTTTGGCTAATACAACTATGCCGGCTTGGAGCAAGGTGACGGACAGCTTCCGATATAGTCCGCTACCGAAGTGGATACTCGCAGTTATGCGCTTTGCCTCATGACTCCGATAAAATCTGACAAGAACTAAACTCTTAACTCGATAAAATCTAGCAAGTAATTTCCGTCCACGCGTTTACTATATGTTTACCTATGATAAAAAACTTCAACTAAAAAACTTTAAGTTAATGCGATTCTTGAAAATTTCTTTCTACAAATAAATAGGAAGGCTTAGAATCAAAAAATGTTTCATAATTCTATGCGGGCAAACTTAGAAATAGAAAGTCAATTGAAGAATTCTATTCAGTCATACTTAAACCCAAAAGTGCAACTTGTTTGATTCTAATAGTAATTCTTAAAATATCAATAAAGTTTCGGATAATTCTTATTATCCAGCTTATATTTAATATTTTTATTCTTATATTTTTATTTAATTTT
Above is a window of Leptospiraceae bacterium DNA encoding:
- a CDS encoding ankyrin repeat domain-containing protein — its product is MGTNRDVNARLFEKVSGSDLNSVMYLIGEGADVNAKNKNSLTPLHCASYLPIIKYLIDEGANVNAVDEKGRTPLYSACGFGRFNVFKYLLKKGANIRIEDNGGNTLLHVLINTNYLDIMKYLIENGIDVNTKDKDGNTPLHKASCPYPRIEDLKTVKLLIENGADVNAKNIIGETPLHNASLLDQFKIMKYL
- a CDS encoding AAA family ATPase, with product MSKKKESWANKFAEFPDSDNEKTFVKLLTEMVELVFGYSYKNQEIKYEENYTDIHCRRNTKLHGLVIEAKGPKANAWPVIQDSLYEIPNLQLSEYMLQEFKDGAGNSYYPKYGMLINKRNLIFYENRFGKLIKLLDYTEKNNKSILIDTDKKLQTIKKIVTRNEDKRDSLIVTVFNNKGGVGKSTISYGLSKSIAEMFSKRVFAVDLDPLQADLSRLFKINNKEKIVDVLKLLDFKKSNITQKLEEIRKDKKFLLHANNNIHVALSNPEEKENKEKSFYDAHKEITWAGKTKLKEIVGKLRPFLKTGIPVEGYDITILDAPAGWWFYSILAVLVSDIILIPVSAKSKSSWKNASRFLSYYLPNLLEEFEMQPCGRIMPGPFIVNLLEENSAKHSHSATIDEIYNFIKGDLKLVKDIKDSQLDALLDYLFPNNKNKGGYPNFDEPEKTPTLSDSPFITTFDLQKKENSLDLHNKSKNEFYKLTKAVFPLIDKFID